A window of Exiguobacterium sp. FSL W8-0210 genomic DNA:
ACACATGTCGTGTGTGTCATCTCGTACCCCATCATATCCCATAATTACTTTTTCTCCGCGAGCCAGTCAGCAACGGCAACGATTTCTTCATCCTCTTTGAGGATTCCAGCAGGCATTTGCCCTTTCCCGTTTTTGATGATTTCCTGGATTTCTTCTGAAGAATACTTCGAGCCGACCTTCGTCAGGTTCGGTCCGACATTTCCTTCAAGGTTGTTCCCGTGACACGATGCACAGTTGTTCGCGAAAATTTTTTCCGCATCAACAGCTGTTTCCGTCTTCGACGAATCATCGTTCATCGTCGACTCTTCCTTCGTGCTTGACGAATCGCTAGAGCTTGAATCGTCACTACCACCACATGCTGCGAGCGCAAGTGTCGTCCCTAATCCTAACGCGAGTAA
This region includes:
- the cccB gene encoding cytochrome c551 — its product is MKLKNLLLALGLGTTLALAACGGSDDSSSSDSSSTKEESTMNDDSSKTETAVDAEKIFANNCASCHGNNLEGNVGPNLTKVGSKYSSEEIQEIIKNGKGQMPAGILKEDEEIVAVADWLAEKK